A genomic window from Microvirga sp. TS319 includes:
- a CDS encoding ABC transporter substrate-binding protein, translated as MTNLITRRTFVGGVAGAAGVAAFGGPSFAQLALPKEPVALNVIDVAGNLALTQKAIENYRKAKPNLVSRITFTKAPAPELAGKIKAQQDAGRVDIDLVLTGTDALSAGIDQKLWVELIPQHANALPKLDDIYLPPAAKMQTLAKGQGVVVTYYPSGPILEYMPDRVKKVPTTAEELLAWTKENPNRLIYARPANSGPGRTFLMGLPYLLGDSNPQDPAKGWDKTWAYLKELGQNIEYYPSGTGAVMKELGEGSRDMTVSTTGWDINPRVLGVVPKEAKVAALKGFHWVADAHYMCIPKGLSNEKTAVLLDLMNFLLTKEQQAYTYDEGYFYPGPAVKDVTLDMAPPESQAAIKEYGRPEYEKWIAENPIELPLQPEQMVVAFRMWDEQVGGAKRK; from the coding sequence ATGACGAACCTGATCACCAGACGAACCTTCGTCGGGGGCGTAGCTGGCGCCGCCGGCGTCGCCGCCTTCGGCGGGCCGAGCTTCGCGCAGCTGGCGCTGCCCAAGGAGCCGGTCGCGCTCAACGTCATCGACGTCGCCGGTAACCTGGCGCTGACCCAGAAGGCCATCGAGAACTACCGCAAGGCGAAGCCGAACCTGGTTTCGCGCATCACCTTCACCAAGGCTCCGGCTCCGGAGCTCGCGGGCAAGATCAAGGCGCAGCAGGATGCAGGCCGCGTCGATATCGATCTCGTGCTCACCGGCACCGACGCCTTGTCGGCCGGCATCGACCAGAAGCTCTGGGTGGAACTGATTCCGCAGCACGCGAACGCGCTGCCGAAGCTCGACGACATCTATCTTCCGCCTGCCGCCAAGATGCAGACTCTGGCGAAGGGCCAGGGCGTCGTCGTCACCTATTATCCGTCGGGCCCCATTCTGGAGTACATGCCCGACCGCGTGAAGAAAGTTCCGACGACCGCCGAGGAACTCCTGGCCTGGACCAAGGAGAACCCGAACCGGCTGATCTATGCCCGTCCGGCGAATTCCGGCCCTGGCCGCACCTTCCTCATGGGCCTGCCTTATCTGTTGGGAGACAGCAACCCGCAGGATCCCGCCAAGGGCTGGGACAAGACCTGGGCGTACCTCAAGGAGCTCGGCCAGAACATCGAATATTACCCCTCCGGAACGGGCGCGGTCATGAAGGAGCTGGGCGAAGGCTCGCGGGACATGACGGTTTCGACCACCGGCTGGGACATCAATCCGCGCGTGCTCGGCGTCGTTCCGAAGGAGGCGAAGGTCGCCGCGCTGAAAGGCTTCCACTGGGTCGCGGACGCTCATTACATGTGCATCCCGAAGGGCCTCTCGAACGAGAAGACCGCCGTTCTTCTCGATCTGATGAACTTCCTCCTCACGAAGGAGCAGCAGGCCTACACCTACGATGAGGGCTATTTCTATCCCGGCCCCGCCGTAAAGGACGTTACCCTCGACATGGCTCCCCCGGAAAGCCAGGCCGCGATCAAGGAATACGGACGTCCCGAATACGAGAAGTGGATCGCCGAAAACCCGATCGAACTGCCGCTCCAGCCGGAGCAGATGGTGGTCGCGTTCCGCATGTGGGACGAGCAGGTCGGCGGAGCGAAGCGTAAGTAA
- a CDS encoding ABC transporter ATP-binding protein, protein MTIALSQFNEVRLDRVSREFGALNALRDVSLTIQRREFIALLGPSGCGKSTTLNCIAGLLPVTGGAIWLDKNRIDTMRPEERGFGMVFQNYALFPHLNVRQNIGFGLKMRGTPKAEIDRKVNEALSLVRLQGQENKLPGQLSGGQQQRVAIARAIVIEPPLVLMDEPLSNLDAKLRLEMRAEIRRIHNELGATTIYVTHDQDEALSLADRIVVLRDGVVRQVGTPKELYDSPAHLDVADFMGFRNKLKGKVVSVENGRALLDVEGARISGVARENLSVGSTAYAAIRPDDLVLGEAGGNALKVKVDTIEYRGREFVGTAHSEGGLDFVFRSAQPVELGSTVHLQADDQRILVFAEPIKGKQ, encoded by the coding sequence ATGACGATAGCTCTTTCACAGTTCAACGAAGTCCGGCTCGACCGGGTCAGTCGCGAGTTCGGAGCGCTCAACGCTCTTCGCGATGTCTCCCTGACGATTCAGCGGCGCGAGTTCATCGCTCTGCTCGGACCGTCCGGTTGCGGCAAGTCCACGACGTTGAACTGCATCGCGGGTCTTCTTCCTGTGACCGGCGGCGCAATCTGGCTCGACAAGAATCGGATCGATACGATGCGGCCGGAGGAGCGCGGGTTCGGAATGGTCTTCCAGAACTATGCGCTCTTCCCCCATCTCAACGTCCGCCAGAACATCGGCTTCGGCCTCAAGATGCGCGGAACGCCGAAGGCGGAGATCGACCGCAAGGTCAACGAGGCGCTCAGCCTCGTCCGTCTCCAGGGGCAGGAGAACAAGCTGCCGGGCCAGCTCTCCGGCGGCCAGCAGCAGCGCGTCGCCATCGCCCGCGCCATCGTCATCGAGCCGCCGCTCGTCCTCATGGACGAACCGCTGTCGAATCTCGATGCCAAGCTGCGTCTCGAGATGCGGGCTGAGATCCGGCGCATCCACAACGAGCTTGGTGCGACGACCATCTACGTCACCCATGATCAGGACGAGGCGTTGTCGCTCGCGGACCGGATCGTGGTCCTGCGTGACGGCGTCGTCCGCCAGGTCGGAACGCCAAAAGAGCTCTACGATTCGCCCGCCCATCTCGACGTTGCGGATTTCATGGGATTTCGCAACAAGCTCAAGGGCAAGGTCGTCTCGGTCGAGAACGGCAGGGCGCTCCTCGATGTGGAGGGGGCGCGGATCAGCGGCGTCGCCCGGGAAAATCTGTCCGTGGGCTCTACGGCCTATGCGGCGATCCGCCCGGATGACCTTGTCCTCGGCGAGGCAGGCGGCAATGCGCTGAAAGTTAAGGTCGATACGATCGAGTATCGCGGACGCGAATTCGTGGGAACGGCGCATTCGGAGGGTGGCCTCGACTTCGTCTTCCGCTCGGCTCAACCTGTCGAGCTGGGATCGACCGTTCACCTGCAGGCCGACGATCAGCGCATTCTCGTCTTCGCCGAGCCGATCAAGGGGAAACAATGA
- a CDS encoding ABC transporter permease: MEALAPTTHAEQGPSLRQRLAAKGFDAVTLLVVPAAIFSLLLFVYPFAFGFILSFEPKNGGWLANYQRFFSDSYLYDTIANTLGLSIPVTLVNLLLAVPISFRVRLMRRQRLLTTILVLPITLGTVLVAEGLLNYLGPQGWFNRTLVTFGIIDHPLRLVHNYWGVFASLVITGFPFTFLLTLSYVTGIDPALEQAAATLGASAWQRFLHVYLPLLMPGFAITFCLSFVQAFSVFPSAVLLGEPAGSTRVISIAAYQAAFEEYDYSMASAVAMIMGFVQLGIVVLVLASRGLFYRGPASGAKG; the protein is encoded by the coding sequence ATGGAGGCTCTTGCTCCCACAACCCACGCCGAACAGGGCCCCAGTCTGCGGCAGCGACTGGCGGCCAAAGGGTTCGACGCCGTCACGCTGCTGGTCGTTCCTGCCGCCATCTTCAGCCTGCTGCTCTTCGTCTATCCGTTCGCCTTTGGGTTCATTCTCTCCTTCGAGCCGAAGAACGGCGGCTGGCTGGCCAATTACCAGCGCTTCTTTTCCGATTCCTACCTGTATGACACGATCGCCAACACGCTCGGGCTGTCCATTCCCGTCACGCTGGTAAACCTCCTGTTGGCCGTGCCGATTTCGTTCCGCGTACGGCTCATGCGGCGCCAGCGCCTTCTGACCACGATCCTCGTTCTGCCGATCACCCTCGGTACGGTGCTGGTCGCCGAAGGGCTCCTGAATTATCTCGGCCCTCAGGGCTGGTTCAACCGCACCCTCGTGACGTTCGGGATCATCGACCATCCCCTGAGGCTCGTCCACAATTACTGGGGCGTTTTCGCCTCTCTCGTGATCACGGGATTTCCGTTCACGTTCCTGCTGACCCTGTCCTACGTGACCGGCATCGATCCGGCCCTGGAACAGGCGGCGGCGACCCTCGGCGCGAGCGCGTGGCAGCGCTTCCTTCATGTCTATCTGCCGCTCCTGATGCCGGGATTCGCCATCACGTTCTGCCTGTCCTTCGTGCAGGCCTTCTCGGTCTTCCCTTCAGCGGTCCTGCTCGGCGAGCCCGCAGGCTCGACCCGTGTCATCTCGATTGCCGCCTATCAGGCCGCTTTCGAGGAATACGATTACTCCATGGCCTCCGCGGTCGCGATGATCATGGGCTTCGTTCAGCTCGGCATCGTCGTGTTGGTGCTCGCGTCTCGCGGGCTGTTCTACCGTGGGCCGGCCTCCGGCGCGAAAGGATAA
- a CDS encoding ABC transporter permease, which translates to MIRDTTLGAKLWAVAVWSLVGFFIINLLAMIATVVTSSFATRWLGTWLPLGWTTRWYSSAWNEFQLWDVLIVTFQVVGLVVLISGVLGVTAAYALARRDFAGKRLLVLLFLLPLLIPPITFGIPLATVLYRTGLAGTFWGVVVANLVPTVPFVILVMIPFIEQIDPKIEAAARVFGANTFKLFIHVLLPLLLPGILAALLLVLVRTIAMFELTFLVAGPTSQTLVVALYYAVFAAGVRAVQSIDAMAVVYMATTLVWLIIALRFVNPTQIVTRAKQQPAH; encoded by the coding sequence ATGATCCGCGACACGACGCTTGGCGCGAAGCTGTGGGCCGTGGCCGTCTGGAGCCTGGTCGGTTTCTTCATCATCAACCTTCTGGCCATGATCGCCACGGTGGTGACGAGCTCCTTCGCAACCCGCTGGCTGGGCACCTGGCTTCCGCTCGGTTGGACGACGCGCTGGTATTCATCGGCCTGGAACGAGTTCCAGCTTTGGGACGTGCTGATCGTCACGTTCCAGGTCGTCGGACTGGTCGTCCTGATCTCGGGCGTGCTGGGCGTGACGGCGGCCTATGCTCTGGCGCGCCGCGATTTTGCCGGCAAGCGCCTTCTGGTGCTGCTCTTCCTGCTGCCGCTTCTGATCCCGCCGATCACCTTCGGCATTCCTTTGGCGACCGTTCTCTATCGGACGGGACTCGCGGGCACGTTCTGGGGCGTTGTCGTGGCCAATCTCGTGCCGACGGTTCCGTTCGTGATCCTCGTCATGATTCCCTTCATCGAGCAGATCGACCCGAAGATCGAGGCGGCGGCGCGCGTGTTCGGGGCGAATACCTTCAAGCTCTTCATCCACGTGCTTCTGCCGCTTCTGCTTCCGGGCATTCTCGCGGCACTGCTGCTGGTCCTGGTGCGAACCATCGCGATGTTCGAGCTGACCTTCCTGGTGGCGGGCCCGACGAGCCAGACACTGGTCGTGGCGCTCTACTATGCGGTCTTCGCTGCGGGCGTTCGTGCGGTGCAGTCCATCGATGCCATGGCGGTGGTTTACATGGCCACCACCCTGGTGTGGCTCATCATCGCGCTGCGCTTCGTCAATCCCACGCAGATCGTCACCCGGGCGAAGCAGCAGCCTGCCCATTGA
- a CDS encoding mannitol dehydrogenase family protein, which yields MSKRLGEATLADLPDAVVRPRYDRRAVTTGIVHLGVGAFHRAHQAVYVDDVLAQDPHWGIVAASLRSPDTYDALEPQNGLYTLSIRSGEGEALRVIGSIQRVIVAPQAVDDLLGVMADPRTRIVSLTVTEKGYCHDPATGTLNETHPDVVHDLRNPHQPRSAPGFILEALRRRRMAGIAPFTVLTCDNLPSNGRTVKRVLTRFAELFDPAFGRFVADEVSCPSTMVDRIVPATTDEDRQRISETLGLSDAWPVVTEPFTQWVVEDRFPQGRPAWEKSGAQFVADVEPYEHMKLRLLNGSHSTLAYLGYLAGYETVADTMADGAFERLIAGLMNEEVTPTLHMPADADITAYRRALIERFKNPALRHRTWQIAMDGSQKLPQRLLGTVRDRLRENAPIDRLALGVAAWMRYVTGVDERGGVIDVRDPMAARLRETADRAGGSPERLASGLLAMREIFGDDLPGDPRFTGPVGAALARLYAQGAKRTVAEWVEAVRP from the coding sequence ATGTCCAAACGCCTGGGCGAAGCGACGCTCGCCGATCTTCCAGATGCCGTTGTCCGTCCACGTTACGACCGCCGCGCCGTCACGACGGGGATCGTGCATCTCGGCGTCGGCGCGTTCCATCGCGCTCATCAGGCCGTCTATGTGGACGACGTCCTGGCCCAGGATCCGCACTGGGGGATCGTGGCGGCGAGCCTGCGCAGTCCCGACACCTACGATGCCCTGGAGCCGCAGAACGGGCTCTACACTCTCTCCATTCGTTCGGGTGAGGGGGAAGCACTCCGGGTCATCGGCTCGATCCAGCGCGTGATCGTCGCACCGCAGGCCGTGGACGATCTCCTGGGCGTCATGGCCGATCCGAGGACGCGGATCGTCTCCCTGACCGTGACCGAGAAGGGCTATTGCCATGATCCGGCAACGGGAACGCTGAACGAGACCCACCCGGATGTGGTGCACGATCTCCGGAACCCCCATCAACCCCGGTCGGCTCCCGGCTTCATTCTCGAGGCTCTGCGCCGCAGAAGGATGGCGGGCATCGCGCCGTTCACGGTTCTGACCTGCGACAACCTTCCTTCCAACGGCCGGACGGTGAAGCGCGTCCTGACGCGCTTTGCGGAGCTGTTCGATCCCGCATTCGGACGGTTCGTCGCGGACGAGGTATCCTGTCCGTCGACCATGGTCGACCGGATCGTTCCCGCGACAACCGACGAGGATCGCCAGCGGATCAGTGAGACGCTGGGATTGTCGGACGCGTGGCCCGTGGTGACCGAGCCCTTCACGCAATGGGTCGTCGAAGACCGGTTTCCTCAAGGCCGCCCGGCCTGGGAGAAATCGGGCGCCCAGTTCGTGGCCGATGTGGAGCCCTATGAACATATGAAGCTTCGGCTTCTCAACGGAAGCCATTCGACGCTTGCCTATCTCGGCTACCTCGCCGGTTACGAAACCGTTGCGGACACGATGGCGGACGGAGCCTTCGAGCGGCTGATCGCGGGCCTCATGAACGAAGAGGTCACGCCGACGCTCCATATGCCCGCCGATGCCGACATCACGGCTTATCGGCGTGCCCTGATCGAGAGATTCAAGAATCCCGCGCTGCGGCACCGGACGTGGCAGATCGCCATGGATGGCTCCCAGAAGCTGCCGCAGCGGCTGCTCGGCACCGTTCGGGACCGGTTGCGCGAGAATGCGCCCATCGACCGGCTCGCACTCGGCGTTGCCGCCTGGATGCGCTATGTGACCGGCGTCGACGAGCGGGGCGGAGTGATCGACGTGCGCGACCCCATGGCCGCCCGCCTGCGCGAAACGGCCGACCGGGCTGGAGGCTCTCCTGAGCGATTGGCCAGCGGCTTGTTGGCCATGCGGGAGATCTTCGGAGACGATCTTCCCGGCGATCCGCGCTTTACCGGACCTGTCGGCGCTGCACTGGCACGGCTCTACGCTCAGGGCGCCAAGCGGACCGTCGCCGAGTGGGTCGAGGCTGTCAGGCCTTGA
- a CDS encoding adenylate/guanylate cyclase domain-containing protein — MREHPLILVVDDIEENIEIVRVRLEAQGYDIATATSGHAALEQVEKLCPDLILLDIMMPGMDGIEVTRRLKSDEAFRAIPIILLTAKSSIKDVVAGLDAGGDDYLTKPFEPATLVARVRSLLRIKTLYDTVQAQAAELAVLNRNLEGRVERQVQELDRLRDLRRFLAPQLADMIASKGGNAEILEHHRREIVVLFCDLRGFTSFAELAAPEEVMALLKAYHSTLGPLIHEAEGTLERFTGDGMMIFFNDPVPCPDPADRAVRLAVAMRESTQALAHDWRLRGYSIGFGIGIAQGYATLGRIGFEGRFDYAAIGTVTNVAARLCSEARDGQILVTQRIASEVEGLADAVSLGDFPLKGLSRPVPIYNIEGLKA, encoded by the coding sequence ATGCGCGAGCATCCCCTCATCCTGGTGGTCGATGACATCGAGGAGAATATCGAGATCGTCCGGGTGCGCCTGGAGGCGCAAGGCTATGACATCGCGACAGCGACCAGTGGCCATGCTGCTCTCGAGCAGGTTGAGAAGCTTTGCCCCGACCTGATCCTGCTCGACATCATGATGCCCGGAATGGATGGCATCGAAGTCACCAGACGCCTCAAGAGCGACGAGGCCTTTCGCGCAATTCCCATCATTCTCCTGACGGCCAAGTCGAGCATCAAGGATGTCGTCGCGGGTCTCGATGCCGGCGGCGACGATTATCTTACCAAGCCGTTCGAGCCTGCCACTCTCGTCGCCCGGGTCCGCTCTCTCCTGCGGATCAAGACGCTTTACGACACCGTCCAGGCGCAGGCGGCCGAGCTGGCTGTGCTGAACCGCAACCTGGAAGGGCGGGTCGAGCGGCAGGTACAGGAGCTCGATCGGCTGCGCGACCTCCGGCGCTTTCTGGCGCCCCAGCTCGCAGACATGATTGCCTCGAAGGGAGGCAATGCGGAAATTCTCGAGCATCATCGTCGGGAGATCGTCGTCCTCTTCTGCGATCTACGCGGTTTCACGAGTTTTGCCGAGCTCGCCGCGCCCGAGGAGGTGATGGCGCTGCTGAAAGCGTATCACTCCACCTTGGGGCCCTTGATCCATGAAGCCGAGGGAACGCTCGAGCGCTTCACCGGGGACGGCATGATGATCTTCTTCAACGATCCCGTCCCCTGCCCCGACCCTGCCGACCGGGCCGTACGGCTCGCCGTTGCCATGCGCGAGAGCACCCAGGCGCTGGCCCATGACTGGCGGCTCCGCGGCTATTCCATCGGCTTCGGGATCGGCATCGCCCAGGGCTATGCGACGCTCGGTCGGATCGGCTTCGAGGGCCGGTTCGATTACGCGGCGATCGGCACCGTGACGAATGTCGCGGCCCGCCTCTGCTCGGAAGCGCGCGACGGTCAGATCCTGGTGACGCAGCGCATTGCGAGCGAGGTGGAGGGTCTTGCCGACGCGGTTTCGCTCGGTGACTTTCCATTGAAGGGCTTAAGCCGCCCCGTCCCGATCTACAATATCGAGGGCCTCAAGGCCTGA
- a CDS encoding response regulator — protein sequence MGKRILIVEDTEDNRRILRDLLTNAGFDICEAHDGLAAVTAAAEFRPDLILMDIQLPLLDGYEAIRHIKANGTIEPPPIIAVTSYALSGDEEKAWAAGCDGYIAKPFSPRQILAKIRELLE from the coding sequence ATGGGCAAGCGGATCCTGATCGTTGAAGATACGGAGGACAACCGGCGCATCCTGCGCGATCTTCTGACCAATGCCGGATTCGACATCTGCGAGGCGCATGATGGACTGGCGGCCGTGACGGCTGCGGCAGAGTTCCGGCCCGACCTGATCCTGATGGATATTCAGCTTCCCCTTCTCGACGGATATGAAGCCATCCGGCACATCAAGGCGAACGGTACGATCGAGCCGCCCCCGATCATCGCAGTTACCTCCTATGCCCTCTCGGGAGACGAGGAAAAGGCCTGGGCCGCCGGGTGCGACGGCTACATCGCCAAACCCTTCAGCCCCCGTCAGATTCTCGCGAAGATTCGCGAACTCCTGGAATGA
- a CDS encoding PAS-domain containing protein: MTSPAQAQRPKVTSPKRSLTLQTLRKIAIRISLVVAAATIMSYWHVKTGFEQQATENLERYVEQRRVRESAIFDLASSNVRTFSDSYLREISQMDLQGAELRFAALFEQLPDGTTRLTENVFKTYGVTGFIGKNVMIERDLKRRLVVAFDLITQFGPAWKSQFANLYVMTPEGAVLMYWPDQPWALRAEDWEISGKLNLLLDKKDGVLVANTGSPGSSTKERWSELYFDYGINDWLVSVTRPALLDNRPAIQIGQDILVHDLIGRAMSTDVDGTYNILFSDEGRIIAHPRFMDAIQARSGSLPISETGDPRLEEIYRLTLGRSPQQTVIRDQGNNQVIAVTKLSGPAWTLATVYPLDLAAQSAWKTARLILLMGALALLLEIAILSSTLRSQIAVPLRLLVRATSSVAKGEFKTHLNMKRDDEIGELAEAFTTMARQIDARESALSERSESLTKLNEELARELSERERAERELARHRELNALLDTIDYGILFLSPDLRIRLANRAYKAMWAVSETQLVKGTPIRDVIAHHGKAMGIEPEYGNAFVERSMEDIRHCDETPIEIQSPNNHVLRYHCVALPDGGRMLTYVDITDQKRALDAVALAEQRQRRLLELAPFPLVVTRMSDGRILYANARTAEAIRLTQEELRGTSAPNYYANPVDRDRILNILSQEGRVQDIEVLLHRHDGTQFWALVNATFADYESSPALLFAFNDITELKQREAQLKQAKKETEAALRDLNAVLEIIQYGILFLDPDFHIRLANRAYREIWQMPEGFYERPRSLEEDMEESRELGSYDVSEEEWAAYKTRRVEEIRNGVTAMTEMRLKSGQVLQYRIISLPDGGRMLTYFDITDLKLFEDVLRQAKEQAEEASQAKSRFLANVSHELRTPLNAVLGYTELLIDGLYGDLPEKAHGVLTRVQVNGRHLLALINDILDLSKIEAGELMIATEPYSVSDLVHAAVTTAEPLAKAKGLSLHVSMPEDLPYGSGDERRLTQVLVNLVGNAIKFTNQGSVSVAAEVESGRLRIVVQDTGIGISPKDQKLIFEAFQQGSNAVHGGTGTGLGLAISKRIVQMHGGTIHVRSVVGQGSTFTIDLPLDTRATEAA, encoded by the coding sequence ATGACAAGTCCGGCACAAGCGCAGCGCCCCAAGGTCACCAGTCCGAAGCGTTCGCTCACATTGCAGACGCTTCGCAAGATCGCAATCCGCATCAGCCTTGTCGTCGCGGCCGCTACCATCATGAGCTACTGGCACGTGAAGACCGGTTTCGAGCAACAGGCGACGGAGAATCTGGAACGCTACGTCGAACAGAGACGGGTCAGGGAAAGCGCAATTTTCGATCTCGCCAGCAGCAATGTCCGCACGTTCTCAGATAGCTACCTGCGCGAAATCAGCCAGATGGATCTCCAAGGGGCCGAGCTGCGCTTTGCCGCCCTTTTCGAGCAGCTCCCCGACGGAACAACGCGACTGACGGAGAATGTCTTCAAGACCTATGGCGTTACGGGTTTCATCGGCAAGAATGTAATGATCGAGCGAGATCTCAAGCGGCGGCTTGTGGTCGCTTTCGACCTGATCACGCAGTTCGGACCTGCCTGGAAGAGTCAGTTCGCCAATCTCTACGTGATGACTCCCGAAGGGGCAGTCCTCATGTACTGGCCGGACCAGCCCTGGGCTCTCCGCGCCGAGGATTGGGAGATTTCCGGCAAGCTGAATCTGCTCTTGGACAAGAAGGACGGCGTTCTCGTCGCCAATACCGGGTCGCCAGGCAGTTCGACCAAAGAGCGCTGGTCGGAACTCTACTTCGATTATGGGATCAACGACTGGCTCGTATCGGTGACGCGCCCCGCGCTCCTGGACAATCGCCCCGCCATCCAAATCGGGCAGGACATTCTCGTTCACGACCTGATCGGGCGTGCCATGAGCACGGATGTGGATGGAACCTATAACATCCTCTTTTCCGATGAAGGACGGATTATCGCGCATCCACGCTTCATGGACGCCATTCAGGCGCGCAGCGGTTCGCTGCCCATCTCGGAGACGGGCGATCCACGCCTGGAGGAGATCTACCGTCTGACGCTCGGGCGCTCACCTCAGCAGACGGTCATTCGCGACCAGGGCAACAACCAGGTGATCGCCGTCACGAAACTCAGCGGTCCGGCCTGGACCCTTGCCACGGTCTATCCGCTGGATCTTGCGGCCCAGAGTGCGTGGAAGACCGCGCGCCTCATCCTTCTCATGGGCGCATTGGCGCTGCTTCTCGAAATAGCCATCCTGAGCTCGACCCTCAGAAGCCAGATTGCGGTGCCCTTGCGCCTTCTGGTGCGCGCCACGAGTTCCGTGGCCAAGGGCGAGTTCAAAACTCACCTCAACATGAAACGCGATGACGAGATCGGCGAGCTGGCCGAGGCTTTCACGACGATGGCCCGTCAGATCGACGCGCGCGAGTCGGCGCTCAGCGAGCGCAGCGAGAGCCTGACCAAGCTGAACGAAGAGCTCGCGCGCGAGCTGAGCGAGCGCGAGCGTGCCGAGCGGGAACTCGCCCGCCATCGTGAGCTCAACGCCCTTCTCGACACCATCGACTACGGCATTCTTTTCTTGAGCCCCGACCTGAGGATCCGCCTCGCCAACCGTGCCTACAAGGCCATGTGGGCCGTATCGGAAACGCAGCTTGTCAAGGGCACTCCGATCCGTGACGTGATCGCGCATCACGGCAAGGCCATGGGCATCGAACCGGAATATGGGAATGCCTTCGTTGAACGCAGCATGGAAGACATCCGGCATTGCGACGAGACGCCGATCGAAATTCAGTCGCCGAACAATCATGTGCTTCGCTACCACTGCGTCGCCCTGCCCGATGGCGGGCGCATGCTCACCTATGTGGACATTACCGACCAGAAGCGGGCCCTCGACGCCGTCGCCCTCGCCGAGCAGCGGCAGCGGCGCCTTCTGGAACTGGCACCATTCCCCCTTGTGGTGACGCGGATGTCGGATGGGCGCATCCTCTATGCGAATGCCCGCACGGCCGAAGCGATCCGTCTCACGCAAGAGGAATTGCGGGGAACATCGGCACCGAACTATTACGCGAACCCCGTCGACCGGGATCGCATCCTGAATATCCTGTCACAGGAAGGTCGGGTCCAGGACATCGAAGTTCTTCTGCATCGTCACGACGGAACTCAGTTCTGGGCCTTGGTAAATGCCACCTTCGCCGATTACGAATCCTCGCCGGCCCTTCTCTTCGCTTTCAACGACATCACCGAGTTGAAGCAAAGAGAAGCGCAGCTCAAGCAGGCGAAGAAAGAAACCGAAGCGGCGCTGCGCGATCTCAACGCCGTTCTCGAAATCATTCAGTACGGCATTCTATTCCTCGATCCGGATTTTCATATCCGCCTGGCCAACCGCGCCTACCGCGAAATCTGGCAGATGCCCGAAGGGTTCTACGAGCGACCCCGCTCTCTCGAGGAGGATATGGAAGAGAGCCGTGAACTCGGCAGCTATGACGTCTCGGAGGAGGAGTGGGCCGCGTACAAGACACGGCGCGTCGAGGAGATCAGGAACGGCGTGACGGCCATGACCGAGATGCGGCTGAAGAGCGGCCAAGTGCTTCAGTACCGCATCATCTCCCTGCCCGACGGCGGGCGCATGCTCACCTATTTCGATATCACGGACCTGAAGCTGTTCGAGGATGTTTTGCGGCAGGCGAAGGAACAGGCAGAGGAAGCAAGCCAGGCCAAATCCCGGTTCCTGGCCAATGTGAGCCACGAGCTTCGCACTCCGCTCAATGCGGTCCTCGGCTATACCGAGCTCCTGATCGATGGTCTCTATGGCGATCTGCCGGAGAAGGCCCACGGGGTTCTCACCCGCGTGCAGGTGAACGGTCGTCACCTGCTCGCTCTCATCAACGACATCCTCGATCTGTCGAAGATCGAGGCAGGCGAACTCATGATTGCAACCGAGCCCTATTCCGTTTCGGATCTGGTCCATGCCGCCGTGACGACGGCGGAGCCGCTCGCGAAAGCCAAGGGCCTCTCGCTCCACGTTTCCATGCCCGAGGATCTCCCCTATGGCAGCGGCGATGAGCGCAGGCTGACCCAGGTGCTCGTCAACCTCGTCGGCAATGCCATCAAGTTCACGAATCAGGGCTCTGTCTCCGTCGCGGCCGAGGTGGAGAGCGGGCGGCTGAGAATCGTCGTTCAGGACACAGGCATCGGCATTTCTCCAAAGGATCAGAAACTCATCTTCGAGGCTTTCCAGCAGGGCTCGAATGCCGTGCACGGCGGTACGGGAACAGGCCTCGGGCTCGCCATTTCGAAACGCATCGTACAGATGCATGGCGGCACGATTCATGTCCGGTCGGTTGTGGGGCAAGGGTCGACCTTCACCATCGACCTCCCTCTGGACACCCGCGCCACGGAGGCCGCGTGA